One Salvia splendens isolate huo1 chromosome 1, SspV2, whole genome shotgun sequence genomic window, TCAGTTGGTAAAATGTTTCTTCTTTATTAAATAGATTGGAGGTATAAGTCATCATGAAAATAGATGAGAATCATTATTGATCCTTTTTAAGTTGTTTTTTCAAGCAATGCCAAAGATTTGTCATGATTTAGGATTGGACATGACTTTCCTTAAATATCGCTTGGTTGGGAAATTTTGTCAAAAGCAATGGGGTCATAAGATGCCTATGTTTGATTCTGTTACATTAGATAAAAATAATCTTTACTCATACAAGAGAAGTAGGGTTATACATGCAAGAAACAAAAGGAGACACATCTTCTCCAAagtcaatatttatttttatgctCAAGGAAGTTAATTGTAATCAACCAATAaaaattgtttattttcatttctttggAATTAACTAAGGATGGAAGAGAATCCAAATCTTTGAGGAGGGTTCTTATTCGATTTAAAGTGGAAGCCAATCAAGAAAAAATCTGCAGCCTTTTCAACATTTTCATGTTTTAAAGCAAAGATTCATAGTTGAAGTGGGGTTTTTTGGGTTGTTTGTCGACCTTGTTTTTCCTTAGTGTGAGTTGTAAAGCAAATTAATGTAGTGAAATTGAATTCCATCAATGTGTGATCAATAATTATTCTTTATGGTGTATCGCTATTTTTTATCCTTTCATATAGATCTGCCCATGACCTAATCATTCCTACCAAACACACTCTTAAATTTTAGTTCTCACTTTCGCAGACGTTGACTAGGATAAAATATATTTCTACACACACTTATATATGGATTAGGGctgggaaaaataccgaaatattAAAATACCGCCCttaccgtatcgaaaaaataccgaaaataccggattttcggtataccgcaattttcggtaaggtatcataccttaccgatttatttcggtacggtaacggtatgaattttcatataccgagGTATACCGGGGTATACCGAAAATACGGTATATATAGTAATTTTAGGTATATACCGGAAATATGGTATATACCAtaattttcggtatataccgatatcaatatatgcctaattatatcaagtaaattcatacttttaccaaacaaataaatatttacatgtAGAAATCAAATCTTGTCTCATTATGTGATTGCGTGAAGTTTAATTGTTGcagtttttttattgaatatgtttgagtttgattaaatttcatgttttctaagtatttttgaaattttattttcatttgtgtttgtatttagaattatttacaaaataatgatattttggtatgtcGTATTGTAGTTCGATATACCGTAAAACtctggtataccgcaaaagtacggtataccgaatttagatatgacatactgaaaataaggtatggtatcgatattgaaatttgtcataccgaaaataaggtataccgaagttcggtataccgaaaattttggtaaggtaaatgtatgattttttctcatatcgaattttcggtaaggtatacggtatgatggtttcggtaaggtataccatACTTACCCACCCCTAATATGGATATTGGATTCATCTTGGATTCAATTActatgtccattaattaattataagtaTGTTTATTTTAGCATCTTAGTTCCTTATTCTATTAAATTCTTATATTCTACTCTCACTAAAACAACTAGTTTTATACAAACAACAAACATGACCTTatatttcctaatatttatactaaatacaaatatacaatactctttacaaaatttaatttaccaCCAAATTGAAATATGGAGACCCATTACCAACTTCAAAATTATGGTATGTGATTATACAAAAACTAGAATCCAATTGGtacttaactttttttttttaatttcagcaGAAGTGGGCTTGGCCTGATGGGTTTATTGTGTTGGGCTTTCCAATATTCATGATGGGCTTCCGATAAAGTATAATCATTGAATTCATTATGTTAGGTTGCTTTTATTGTGAATAATAATTGCAAATGCACTTTCATTTCGCCACTCTTATATAGTCATAAATTGAAGGAGTATAACTAAATTTACAAGTACGgatcataaataaaataatgatgaCATAGGTGGGGGTCTACTgctagttatatatatatatatatatatatatatatatagggtcctgttaggttgagattatttagctaaattgataaatgagatgcaatatcagccactaatccacaagattaactaaatgacaacagctatcacattatgtcaacacgggggtataagtgtcatttcgtgttttaatgtgtcggattgttgacatggcttgtatgtctagttgacatgacttataattgttgttgacatggtttctatgtacagttgacatggttgtacgtgtaATTGACATAgcttgtaacacagttgacatggcttgtatgtgtagttgacacgatatgtaccgtagttgacatgacatgtatgtgccgttgacacgatatgcaccatagttgTCATAGTGTCACCGGCttatatatcaaatgtcaacaacttatagtaaaatgtatcagtttgtatatcaaatgtcaacagcttgtcaaaAGCTTGTATATattgtcaacaactcaaaaacaattattgtaattaaaaaataacaactatttgacTTAATCTTCTCTAAGCATCATAGTATACAACTATGCAATAGCTTAATTGATAATTCCATAACAGAAACGGAGACGGAGTCGGAAGAGATTGACTCGCCGGAGGTGGAGCGGCTGAGGGAGGATCTGTTGGACGGAATCGACGAGGATTCCGATCTCTGCACTTCCATCCACGACCTCGACTCGTTCATGAAGAGTTTCGAGGAGGAAATCACTACATCTCCCACTTCCAGTCACGGATCCGGAGCGGCTGAGGAAAGAATCGTCGAATCGGCGTCGGATTGCGGCGAATCCGGAGAGGTTGAGGAAGGAATCGTCGAATTGGTGTCGGATTCCGGCGAATCGCGGCCGGATCTAGGCTATCTGCTCGAGGCGTCGGACGACGAGCTAGGGATTCCACCTCCAGCGGCGTCTCAGGCGAGGAAGGAGCTGGTGACGGGGTGAGGAGGAGCGCTGCCGTGATTTGAGGCGGAGCATCAGCGTGAAGGGTCGGAAAAGAGTGGGGGAGGAGATGAGCAGAAGGTGGAGGcgtaagggaagaagaatgggaGGGGAGAAGttagttttcatttgttttcaactaaatttaccattataccctttcataataaattaatctaaaaatatttttttgtggcaaaatctggaccactcatttaataaaaatgagtggctgatgttgcatctcatttctcaattagcctaaaaaatctcaattgatcgtggacatatatatatatatatatatatatatataggatagtgatcaagatataactaatcttaagtgtataaccagagaacaaatctcaaccacacatcttaatactccaaattaatcctatggcttagctatttttacatgttttaaataaaaagtaattaacaagGACATTTTTGGAAACTAAAAATTCAACTCCAACCGTCTCTTTCCCATTTCCAACCCCAATTTAAAAAATGAGGCTTCTATTCACACTCATTTTCCTCTCCCCTTTCTTTCTCCTCTTCCCAGCCTCCGCCGCCGAGCTCAAACGCTATTAATTGGAGCAGATTCATCATGTTGTGGTGGCGGAATACGAGGCCGTGTAGAATCTGAAGGCCGATCAGCTCATCTCTGTGAGGCTTTTTCTTCATCATGCTCATGTCGTCGTGTgcaatagagagagagaggattgAATGAAGGAGGTTTTGGTGTGGTGAGGAAACGCGGAGGATTTCTGATCTGCTTCAACAACAGCATAGCCAACTTCAAAAATCACAGGAGATTCGCCTTGGGTTTCTTCTCCCTTAGCAACGACAGTTTCAacattttttcttctcttttaataATTGCAAATTGGCCCCACTTTTTGTGGtcgttaaaatattttttctatacCTATTTTTCTATACCTATTTATAGATTGATCTCACTATGCTCGTGATTGTGTAATTTTATGGGAGCATGTCAATTAAGGTTGATTTGAATAAGCGTTATTCggatttgatattttattagcTTAATATAGCTcccaaataaaatattttgttatagtgatgttttttttaaacaatagtgaagtaaaatcataataagagtggtgtgttttgtaaataacagtgaagtaaaatcatgccaagagtgatgtgttttgtaaacaagagtgaagtaaaatcatgcctaagagtgatgtgttttgtaaacaagagtgaagtaaaatcatgccaagagtgatgtgttttgtaagtaaaatcatgcctaagagtgatgtattttgtaaacaagagtgaagtaaaatcatgcctaagagtgatgtgttttgtaaacaagagtgaagtaaaatcatgctaagagtgatgtgttttgtaaacaagagtggagtaaaatcatgctaagagtgatgtgttttgtaaacaagagtgaactaaaatattctgattttacttcactcttgtaaacaaaacacatcactcttattctgattttacttcactcttgttaacaaaacacatcactcttattctgattttactttcctgttgtaacaaaacacatcactcttattatgattttacttcactcttgttcacaaaacacatcactcttattctgagtttacttcactcttgttcacaaaacacatcactcttatttctattttactccactcttgttcacaaaacacataactcttattccgattttacttcactcttgtttacaaaatacatcactcttattatgattttacttcactcttgttcacaaaactaATCACTCTTACTGTATATCATTAATTTTTGTGGACTATTTTTGTTGAACTTTGGGGTAGCCTAGTTATACAATGTATATGATTGCGAAATATGGCTTTGCATGTGAGCACCTAATTACAGTGTAAAAAACACATAAAGTGCAATATCAGCCATCTCCCAATATATCCTCCATCTATGCACGCAAACACTTTGTACACCAAATACTTTATTCGATGGACAAGACTCCTAGCGTTCATCCTCATCATCGCAATCTGCAACGAACAAATCTGCTAGAGTGGttctctccttcttcttcatcattacATATTCAAACACAAACTCAAGCtcttcatcttcctcttcctcctccacaGTTTCAGTTAACTCCTCCGTTAGAAGCAACGGATTGCCGCCACGTTGATCTATGAGGGATGAGGaatcatcatcaacatcacaATCATCCTCGGAAAAGTAAGCGTCAGTAAGTTGTTGATTTTGATGCTTCAACGGATCGCCGCCACGCTGCTCGCACTGTTGCCAAATTTACTCCACCACCGACGCCACCGTCGCCACCTCCGTCTCCGACAGCCTGTTCGCAATCAGCTTGAACTCCGCCAAATTAGTAGTGCATTGCCTTGACCACCACCAGAATCTGGATCACATGCGCCGCCAGCAGGCGCCCCCCGCCTCCCATGAACAGCTCGTATGGCCGCCACGGCTTCCCCGGGTACACCTCGTTCACATACTTCTCTGTGGCTAACATCGCCTGAATATCACCCCCCACGTTCCGCACCCCCGTGCAGCTGCGCGGCCTCCAGCGGATTGTCGAACTTCACCTTCTCCGCCAGCCTGTTGCACCCGATCAGCATCACCGCCGCCACGAAACTGCACACCACCACCGCCCACGGCTCCACCACCGAGCACcccacatttttattataaattatgatatgtacttttgaccataatacccctgcatttttattatagagtaaatttatgattaatggaactaatatctccttaaattcaaaaattaatactagcccttgattttttgatcttgtggctatgatttgttctctagttatttggttaaggggtgtttgccatagatcactaccctctatatatatatatattacatgaTATGATATGAATAGAGTTGTACGATGGTTGATATATATTACATGATAtgatatatatatgaatatatatatgaatagaGAGAAGCAATTGAGGAGCTGTCacatgatatgatatgatatgatatgatatgatatgatggTTGATTAGTCAATACATAAATAATGAAATAGTACGTATAGTTGTACGATGAATAAATATGAATATAGGTTAAGCCCCCCTATAACTATGCTCATCCACATCCATACCCATATTGGCAATTGTCTTTTCATGCCTAACATAATTTCACTTTCTCCCCTTtcaaattattactactactactatattctattctattctattctGTTCTGttctattctattctattctattctattctattctattctattctattctattctattctattcATACTGATGATTTTATGGAGcaaataatttattgattttatgcagtattattaatatattcaatagaaaaatataaaataaaagacaTAATTTTTTGAAAGAGAGGATGTCGGTGATGCACATTTTGACAGTCAGAAGTGAATTGGAAGCTAATCAGTTCCTCGAGGAATTAGGacgaaaaaaaaagtgattttACAAAAGACAAAACGGCTTAGACAAATTGTTTTTGTTGATGACCTTTGAAAATGTTCTtctatttgaaaataaaatgttcCATATATTTCTAGAAATTCTTGCTATCATTAAACATTTGTATCTTTATACATTAGGATTTCAATTCATGAATCTTTCACTGGTTAAAGAAAATACATCAAATTTGAAAAGGACGTAGTGTGTATATTTTGTAAACACTACTAGTATTTGATTGTGTGAGTCAACAACACATGCAAAAAATGCCATTTTGATGGATGACACACTCAACATTAATTCCATCTAGATTCCACTTTGGAATTAAAGCTTTTTTCAAATAATAGTAGAAATCTTgaagttttatactccctccgtcccattaaataagcaacatttgggaatcggcacgggtttttatgtagtgttgttttgtaagctaatgaagagagagttaaagtaagagagatgaaaaagtagagatagagatgtttccattttaggaaacgtttcatttttaatgggacaacctaaaaaggaaaatgtttcatttctaataggacagagggagtacatacATCACATCACAAGCTAGCCTTCTCACtctccttagagcatccacagtaggACGAATATCCCAATAGCCTAGCACtaagacatcccaaaaacacctcatgtcacGTCACTAGGATATCTCACTGCACTGTCGCATGTCCGCCGGGATatccgctattgtggatgctcttatcatAACATTTCTAgctagtgatgtattttattaaaaggAAACTATTATGTATGGATAAAATAAGAGCATATATATTATAGTgatatagtatatattttagtCATATGGTGAGAAGAAGAAAGTGAGTGATGATGAAGAGCACAAAGAAAGCAACAAGTGAAGAGAGTCATTCATGATTTGTCTATTAGATCTTAGTTGGCCCATTTCATTTAAATATGGTAAGTCGTTTCATTACTTTATTCAACTACGCAATTAAGCTAATTTATCATTAACAATTCATTCAGTCCACCAACACACGTGCCCTCAAACCTCAAAATTCATAGTATTATAACTTAGAATAACGTGTGTGAAAAGGTGAAAATTGCCAATTTATTTATATGAGACACTTAATTAATTCTCTTCCATGTGTTGTgtacataaataattataattaaattagttagGGTTTTTATTTCGAGAAGATAAAATGGAGACTTTAAACGATTTGTTGGTTGAAAAAAATGACATGTCTATGTTTAATTTCAAATGTATTGACTATTACAAAGAGTAAACAGTTATAGTTAATGTGACATTTTCTCTTGTTTTAGGTTCTTGAATAGggttttgttttcttatttcaCTAGCTTGACTTTTGCTCTGTATTATGTACTCTTTCTTATTCATCGTTTTTTTTAcatgagataaaaaaaacttgagatgcctactttattatctttcatTTTCCATCAATAACCAACtccaaaaaatatgaaaaaaatatagagCTAAATCATTTTGTTACGAATTTATGTGGGTATATCAATTAAtaagaaattataaaatttaatgtcTAAAACTTCgaatttatatttatagatagattGCTAAATATTTATTGAGAGAATTTCAGAATACATAGTTAGATAttgactaaaataaaataaataaagaacaaataatttatttaaagatataaatatgtTATGATTGATATTGACATGATAagaatataatttaaatttataaattttaaataaaatataaacacattTAGATAAGTTTTAAACAACTTCTTATAATGAATTCTTAATACTTCTTATAAACACATTTTAGAATTCTTAATACTTCTtaatgaatttgaaattttcaattcttttgtctaataataataataataataatgtaaaacatataaatataaatataaatcgGTCGACAAAATACAAACTACAAAAATAGATAATAGTTGCACCCACGACCAATCCATCAATCTAGCTTATCGGATTTCGGATCAGTCCTACTCGGCTATTCGTGTGCCGACTAATTAAATGCGAGTCAGCACACGCATTTTCGGACTGTTTTTAACGTCCCTAATTAAAAAAAGGCGTTTGGAAATAAGAGAACAAAGTGAAGGTAAATGTGAAACAAAGAAAGCAACAAACAAAATGAAACGAAAGTACGaagaagaaaagtaaaagagagagttGTGCAGAAAATATAGAGAGAGAAGTCTTTAATCCTTTCATTTTTGCTTCCTTTCTCCTCCTTTTCCTTCGCAGATCTCACCTCACTTTCTTCAGTTTTCAAGATTCAATCCGTCCTTttgaattcctctccaattctTCTGCAAAACCCCTTGAAAAAAAATCCACTCGGTTGACTCATCGGAGACGAAGACGGCGATGATTGACTATAGCTGTGGAGTCAGAAATCTTGACTCTGATGTTGAATAGTCGAATCAAAACTGAGTAATTTGGAGATGAATTGCTTTGATCCGTAAAGGTGCTGTCTTTTCTTCCATCTTCCGTTTGTATGTGTGTGATTGGTGATTACTGTACTGATTTCACCTTTTGTTGACTTCGATTCTGATTGGACTGCACTGAATTTGTTGTTTCCGTTTAAATTTAATTCCCTTGGCGACTAGCCTGAGCTAGAATTAGGTCGAGTTTTCGAGAATTTTGGTGATTATTGTACGGATTTAACCTTTTGTTGACCTCATATTTTCGATTCTGATTGGACTGAATTTGTTGTTTCCGTTTAATTCCTTTGGCGACTAGCTGGAGCTAGAATTAGGTTGAGTTTTCGAGAATTTTTGCGTAATACTGGGATTGATAATCCCTTCGAGTTTTGAGCAAATATTCTATGTTGTTGTTAGGCGCAAAGACGCTGTATGAatcatctcttcttcttctttttgggTCAAAATCCCTAGTTTGCCATCAATTACTTGACTTGAGTTTCTTCTCGTTTCCAATTTATTGTCTTCCTTACTGCAAATTGAGGAGATATGGGTAGTATGGGCAAAGGTAACAAATTTGATAGGGCAACGCTAAGAGAATGTTATTCTTTAATCGGAACGGTTACACATCTATCCTATTATACTTTTGACATGTTAAAATGGTCTAGTTTATGACTGGCTGGTTGGGAGTTAGGTGGTATACACATTCAAGTTTGCCTGGATATTTCTAACTTCTGTTACAAATGTTACAAATATGGTAGCTGGACATTCTTATCTTTCTTCTTGCTCCCTCTGAAATTGTGTTTAGTTCCTCgacattgatattttttataatgaagttgtattttcttttttcaggAGTTAATAAAGTTGTGATCTCGTTCCAATGGAAGAGGCAGGTGCAAAAGTAGCTTCCCCAGTTGCCATTCACCAAGCACGAGCGCAGAGATTTTGCAATCCACATCCAATAGTTAAGAAACGTAGTGTGCCTTTTTATCCTTCTGGCTACGTTACTCAGAACCCTCCTGATAATTGGAATTCGAAGTCCTGGGATTGGGATAGTTCAAGGTTTATTGCTAGACCATTGCCATGTGAAGGAAACCAAGTGATAAGAGGGCCACATGTGCCACTTGACTTGGCAAGGAACAAAGAAGTTCAGAATAGTGCTTTGAATCCCTCGGAGCATAGTCAAATCGGAAAAGATGATGAAAATCTTCTACTAAAGCTTGGAGGTGGAGAACAACAAGCCGTGAGCAATGGCAGCCATGGTGGCATGAATTTAATGGAAGAGACACAACCTGTGTCGAGGCCTAGCAAGAGAGTAAGGTCAGGATCACCTGGTACTGCTAACCGTCCTATGTGTCAAGTGGATGATTGCAAGGAAGATCTCTCTACTGCCAAGGACTATCACCGGCGACACAAGGTGTGTGAGGTGCACAGCAAAGCTGGTAAAGCTTTAGTGGGAAAACAGATGCAAAGATTCTGCCAACAGTGCAGTAGGTTCGTGATATTGATCATTTTCATTAACCATTGTGGATTGTCTTATTGGTTTTGCATTTTATCTTCACTTTACTAAGGTTATTGGCCTCAGAGGATGTAGTCTAGGTTTCCACTTGGAGATGTCTCAGTAAATGATGGCACATGTGTTTTTATCAGGTTCCACCCTCTTGCTGAATTTGATGATGGAAAAAGAAGCTGTAGGCGCAGGCTTGCTGGACATAATAGAAGGAGGAGGAAAACTCAGCCTGAAGAAGCTACTCCACAGGCGCCAGTTCCCAGTGGTGCCCCCAATGATATCAATTGTGAGGTGGATGTCATCAATTTACTGGCGGCACTAACTCGTCCACAAGGTACTATAATATTAGCTACTAAAGGTTTTTTTGGCTGTTAGGTGATTTCAACTAAGATGTAATCTGTATCCTGTTCTTGCTATAAATTATGATTGTAGCTCGTGTTGTCCTTTGAAGTACTCGCATCTACACATTAGATATGCTGCGAATTGCTGATTTCTGTAAATCACAGGGAACCCAGAGGACGGGAATACTAAATTCTCCTCCATACCTGATAACAATCAGCTGGTCCAAATTCTTAGTAAAATAAATTCATTACCAGAAATCTTAGCAGCCAAGCTGCCTCATTTGAAAACTACAAGTGGAAGTGTATCTGATCATGCACATTCTGGAAATCAGAACCAAATGAGTGCAAATGCTTCTTCCCCATCAACCATGGACTTACTTGCTGGTCTTTCAGGTGCTCCTGGAATGCCTTCTGATGCCTTAGAAATTCAATCTCAGCCAAGCAAAGATAAAAGTGAGTTTGAAAAGAGAAAATCACCCGAAGTTCACAATGCTGCACGTCTAGATACACAAAAAGGATCTGCTGCGGAGTTTCCTTCTGTTGTAGGTGAGTGGAGTAGTACAAGCTGCCATCCTTCACCCATGGAGGAAGTAGATTGTCATGTTCCAGAGACATCACCAAGTCTGGATTTACAGTTGTTTAGTTCCTCACCTGAAGATAATAGTTCAAGGAAGTTGCCGTTAAATGCAAGCTATCCTTCATCCAACAGTAGTAATCCTTCACAAGATATATCACCCACATCTTCACCACCTCTTGTGCGTGATCTATTCCCAATGCAGACTTCGAGAGAAACAATGAGGAGTAATCATTTTTCAAATAGTGAAGATGAACTTGCACGCGCGAAATCAACCGTAAGCAACGGGTGCAGTACATCACTTTGTCTTTTTGGTGGCTCAATTCAGCCTGTTGAAAATGCTTCGATTCAAAGTTCCCCATACCAAGCTGGTTATACATCTTCCGGGAATGATCATTCACCATCCAGCCTGAATTCTGAGGCTCAGGTACTTCACGTACCATTATCTTGGTATCTTTTACCAAACTTTTAGTCATGCCTTAACTTCCTAGTTTACCTAGCATATTTTAACAGATTTTACATCTCTCTACTAGGATCGCACTGGCCGAATCATTTTCAAACTATTTGACAAGGATCCTAGTCATTTGCCTGGCTCCTTACGGACTCAGGTTGGTATATGCTGCTTTAATTCGGCCATTTTCACAATATGATGGCCTATGGGCAAGACCTAATGACATGTGATGCCTCTACTTTCAGATATTCAATTGGCTTTCTAACAGTCCATCAGAAATGGAGAGCTTTATCAGGCCTGGTTGCATAGTCCTCTCATTATATTTATCAATGCCATTATATGCCTGGGATCACGTGAGTGCATTTTTATGAATATACTTGGCTAGTGTAGTGTGGCTTTTTGTTGACCAGCTTTCTGCCCCTTCTGCAGATAGAAGAAAACCTTTTTTATTGTGTCGGCTCTTTAGTAAAAGGTGTTGATGTAAGCTTCTGGGGAAATGGAAGATTTTTGGTTTGCACTGAGAGACAAATGGCTTCCCATAAAGATGGTAAGTTTGCTGTTTTTGTATTTCTTTGTCAGTCGGTCCAGCAACTGAAGGTTTTAGGTCATTTACTGGACTGAGGGTGTTGCCAATTTTTCCCTTTCCGTTGTGCTTctttgaataattataaatttcttTTGCATCTTCAGGGAAGATCCGTCTCTATAAAACATGGAAAGGCTTTGCTATGCCTGAACTGATATCAGTGTCTCCTGTTGCTGTTATTTCCGGGGAAGAGACCTCTCTTGTATTGAGGGGAAGAGGTTTGACAGCTCCAGGGACCAAGTATGTGTGATTGGTATTCTGTTGAGCTGTAATTGTTAATTCTTCGTTTTATTTGATCATGCAACTTTCGTTGTGTATGCACAGAGTGCACTGCACACATGCAGATGGATATAATATTGAAGAAGTTAGAGCATCATCGTCCCAAGATGCTGCACTTGATGAAATCAACTTGAGTAACTTTAAGATAGATGGAACAAGAAGTAACATGCTTGGTCGCTGCTTTATCGAGGTATAGC contains:
- the LOC121755322 gene encoding squamosa promoter-binding-like protein 14 isoform X2, which gives rise to MEEAGAKVASPVAIHQARAQRFCNPHPIVKKRSVPFYPSGYVTQNPPDNWNSKSWDWDSSRFIARPLPCEGNQVIRGPHVPLDLARNKEVQNSALNPSEHSQIGKDDENLLLKLGGGEQQAVSNGSHGGMNLMEETQPVSRPSKRVRSGSPGTANRPMCQVDDCKEDLSTAKDYHRRHKVCEVHSKAGKALVGKQMQRFCQQCSRFHPLAEFDDGKRSCRRRLAGHNRRRRKTQPEEATPQAPVPSGAPNDINCEVDVINLLAALTRPQGAPGMPSDALEIQSQPSKDKSEFEKRKSPEVHNAARLDTQKGSAAEFPSVVGEWSSTSCHPSPMEEVDCHVPETSPSLDLQLFSSSPEDNSSRKLPLNASYPSSNSSNPSQDISPTSSPPLVRDLFPMQTSRETMRSNHFSNSEDELARAKSTVSNGCSTSLCLFGGSIQPVENASIQSSPYQAGYTSSGNDHSPSSLNSEAQDRTGRIIFKLFDKDPSHLPGSLRTQIFNWLSNSPSEMESFIRPGCIVLSLYLSMPLYAWDHIEENLFYCVGSLVKGVDVSFWGNGRFLVCTERQMASHKDGKIRLYKTWKGFAMPELISVSPVAVISGEETSLVLRGRGLTAPGTKVHCTHADGYNIEEVRASSSQDAALDEINLSNFKIDGTRSNMLGRCFIEVENSFRGTTFPVIIADKTICDELRLLEPHINGNAHVESTGRSWSREEVVHFLDELGWLFQRKRNSTLFVVPDYRLNRFKFLLIFAVEHDFCALVKTLLDILLELNMGRKGLVTESIAMLWEIHPLNRAVRRRCRRMVDLLVHYSVIDPDDASEKYIFAPNLAGPGGLTPLHLAASATSSEDLIDALISDPMEIGLQSWNSALDVNGLSPYAYALMRNNHSYNDLVARKVAETRNGEVCVEIEKERKPLEVEVKNGRCSRCAVVGYRLQSKRYKGSKGLLQQPYIHSMLLVAAVCVCVCVFLRGHPYVGCVVPFAWENLDYGPR
- the LOC121755322 gene encoding squamosa promoter-binding-like protein 14 isoform X1, with protein sequence MEEAGAKVASPVAIHQARAQRFCNPHPIVKKRSVPFYPSGYVTQNPPDNWNSKSWDWDSSRFIARPLPCEGNQVIRGPHVPLDLARNKEVQNSALNPSEHSQIGKDDENLLLKLGGGEQQAVSNGSHGGMNLMEETQPVSRPSKRVRSGSPGTANRPMCQVDDCKEDLSTAKDYHRRHKVCEVHSKAGKALVGKQMQRFCQQCSRFHPLAEFDDGKRSCRRRLAGHNRRRRKTQPEEATPQAPVPSGAPNDINCEVDVINLLAALTRPQGNPEDGNTKFSSIPDNNQLVQILSKINSLPEILAAKLPHLKTTSGSVSDHAHSGNQNQMSANASSPSTMDLLAGLSGAPGMPSDALEIQSQPSKDKSEFEKRKSPEVHNAARLDTQKGSAAEFPSVVGEWSSTSCHPSPMEEVDCHVPETSPSLDLQLFSSSPEDNSSRKLPLNASYPSSNSSNPSQDISPTSSPPLVRDLFPMQTSRETMRSNHFSNSEDELARAKSTVSNGCSTSLCLFGGSIQPVENASIQSSPYQAGYTSSGNDHSPSSLNSEAQDRTGRIIFKLFDKDPSHLPGSLRTQIFNWLSNSPSEMESFIRPGCIVLSLYLSMPLYAWDHIEENLFYCVGSLVKGVDVSFWGNGRFLVCTERQMASHKDGKIRLYKTWKGFAMPELISVSPVAVISGEETSLVLRGRGLTAPGTKVHCTHADGYNIEEVRASSSQDAALDEINLSNFKIDGTRSNMLGRCFIEVENSFRGTTFPVIIADKTICDELRLLEPHINGNAHVESTGRSWSREEVVHFLDELGWLFQRKRNSTLFVVPDYRLNRFKFLLIFAVEHDFCALVKTLLDILLELNMGRKGLVTESIAMLWEIHPLNRAVRRRCRRMVDLLVHYSVIDPDDASEKYIFAPNLAGPGGLTPLHLAASATSSEDLIDALISDPMEIGLQSWNSALDVNGLSPYAYALMRNNHSYNDLVARKVAETRNGEVCVEIEKERKPLEVEVKNGRCSRCAVVGYRLQSKRYKGSKGLLQQPYIHSMLLVAAVCVCVCVFLRGHPYVGCVVPFAWENLDYGPR